One part of the Sulfolobus tengchongensis genome encodes these proteins:
- the udg gene encoding type-4 uracil-DNA glycosylase, whose translation MSNLDEVANEIRSCKKCKLWQFRKNAVPGEGNSKAEVMFIGEAPGENEDNEGRPFVGAAGKLLTKLINEVLGLSRAEVFITNVVKCRPPNNRDPEEDEINACSPYLDMQIELIKPRIIVTLGRHSSSYLFRKMGMKMESISRVRGKFYTWNNNEHKILVFPTYHPAAALYNPPIRKILEEDFRRVKEAVSSKTVTLDNFLYGFGDKGEKSNRDSGK comes from the coding sequence ATGAGCAACTTAGACGAGGTTGCTAATGAAATTAGATCTTGTAAAAAATGCAAGCTATGGCAGTTTAGGAAAAACGCTGTCCCTGGCGAAGGTAATAGTAAAGCCGAGGTAATGTTCATAGGAGAGGCACCAGGTGAAAATGAAGATAACGAGGGAAGACCCTTCGTAGGCGCTGCTGGTAAACTTTTGACCAAGCTTATAAATGAGGTATTAGGGCTTAGTAGGGCTGAAGTTTTCATAACTAATGTGGTGAAATGTAGGCCTCCAAATAATAGAGACCCAGAGGAAGATGAAATAAACGCGTGTTCACCATATTTGGATATGCAGATAGAATTGATAAAACCACGTATTATAGTTACGTTAGGTAGGCACTCATCCTCATATTTATTTCGTAAGATGGGTATGAAAATGGAGTCAATTAGCAGAGTTAGAGGTAAGTTTTACACATGGAATAATAATGAGCATAAAATTCTGGTATTTCCAACTTATCATCCAGCAGCTGCACTTTACAATCCGCCAATTAGAAAAATTTTAGAAGAAGATTTTAGAAGAGTTAAAGAAGCAGTAAGTTCAAAAACTGTAACTTTAGATAACTTCTTGTATGGATTTGGGGATAAAGGGGAAAAAAGTAATCGTGACAGCGGCAAGTAA
- a CDS encoding dihydrodipicolinate synthase family protein, whose protein sequence is MKDNILSLITPFDEKENVNIEALYQLLDFLIKNGIRDFWILGTAGEFHMLTQDEKILLVTKIREKVSGKIYAGINENSIKSSLTLAKKYYDLGVDCIFSTPPIGYKLSDKSLISYFNELRKIDLPLFLYNIPSLIGYNVPVSLIEKLVEDQILDGMKYTTTDFVSFLTYLRQLKRIDERFKIFIGEDRMILSALIYGADGSVSGVSNLAPELVAGLYQEFEKGNLQKAIEIQNVITKIVEAVSLGDYPSGIKIGLRYRGINVGSVRKPLTEDSRAEGEIYNVLKEIGI, encoded by the coding sequence GTGAAAGACAACATATTATCGTTAATCACACCCTTCGATGAGAAGGAAAACGTAAATATTGAGGCATTATACCAACTATTGGACTTCTTAATTAAAAATGGAATTAGAGACTTCTGGATTCTCGGCACAGCAGGGGAATTTCATATGTTAACTCAAGATGAAAAAATCTTATTAGTAACTAAGATCCGTGAAAAGGTAAGCGGGAAAATATATGCTGGGATTAATGAAAATTCTATTAAGTCTAGTTTAACATTAGCCAAGAAATATTACGATCTTGGTGTGGATTGTATTTTCTCAACGCCACCTATTGGTTATAAACTGTCAGATAAGAGCCTAATTTCCTATTTCAATGAACTACGTAAAATAGACTTGCCATTATTCTTATACAATATACCTTCCCTAATAGGATATAACGTTCCTGTTAGTCTAATTGAAAAATTAGTTGAAGATCAAATACTAGATGGGATGAAATATACTACAACAGATTTTGTTTCATTCTTGACATATTTAAGACAGTTGAAAAGAATCGATGAGAGATTTAAAATCTTTATCGGAGAGGATAGAATGATACTTTCCGCACTTATATACGGGGCGGATGGTTCAGTTTCTGGCGTATCTAATTTAGCTCCAGAACTAGTTGCCGGATTATATCAAGAGTTTGAAAAGGGCAATTTACAGAAAGCTATTGAAATCCAAAATGTTATAACTAAGATAGTTGAGGCTGTGAGTTTAGGTGATTATCCTAGCGGAATTAAAATAGGCTTGAGATATAGGGGAATAAATGTTGGAAGCGTCAGAAAACCATTAACAGAGGATAGCAGAGCTGAAGGCGAAATATATAATGTACTAAAGGAAATAGGTATATAA
- a CDS encoding metal-dependent transcriptional regulator: MSNLSRREFSYLLAIKKYNDSGEGARINRIAKDLKIAPSSVFEEISHLEEKGLVKKKDDGVWITDDGIKSVNYIIKAHRVIEILLVNIGIDKEVACEYSKQFDYLVPQEIIEKLYNYLGKPSSCPHGLEIPL; encoded by the coding sequence ATGTCTAACTTATCACGGAGGGAATTTTCATATCTGCTAGCTATAAAAAAATATAATGATAGTGGAGAAGGTGCGAGAATTAATAGAATAGCCAAGGACTTGAAAATTGCACCGTCAAGCGTTTTTGAAGAGATTTCGCATCTGGAAGAGAAGGGATTAGTTAAGAAAAAAGATGATGGAGTATGGATTACTGATGATGGAATTAAAAGTGTAAACTATATCATAAAGGCTCATAGAGTGATAGAAATATTGCTGGTTAACATAGGAATAGATAAGGAGGTAGCGTGTGAATACTCTAAGCAATTCGATTATCTTGTACCCCAAGAAATTATAGAAAAACTTTATAACTATTTAGGCAAACCATCCTCTTGCCCACACGGGCTAGAAATACCATTATAA
- a CDS encoding sulfite exporter TauE/SafE family protein: MIQDPSFQITITPIQYILSIISGILVGFSLGLIGGGGSILAIPLLLYFVGLADGIPPSSPEYTYITHITLGTTALAVGLNAYINSYMHFRKGNVRVMEGVVFTIPGVIGDVLGAYLSHLMSGAIILFLFGFLMIAVAIRMWRTRCNPNKNIVENHLGKLSLRDRVKLNRVIPAGFLVGFASGYFGIGGGFLVVPGLLFSTGVDMLRAVGTSLISVGTFGVAAAITYAIYGYIDVIISILYLIGGIMGGYAGSTIASRMPRQTLRKLFAVIIIVVAIYTMYINRIGVVQLTHLL, encoded by the coding sequence ATGATTCAAGATCCATCTTTTCAAATAACCATAACGCCAATACAATATATTCTTTCCATTATTTCAGGGATCTTAGTAGGTTTTAGTTTAGGACTAATAGGTGGAGGTGGTTCAATTCTTGCAATACCACTTTTACTATACTTCGTAGGTTTAGCTGATGGCATTCCACCAAGCTCGCCAGAGTACACATACATAACACATATTACCTTAGGTACTACTGCGCTTGCAGTAGGATTAAACGCTTATATCAACTCTTATATGCACTTTAGAAAGGGAAACGTTAGAGTAATGGAGGGGGTAGTTTTTACAATTCCGGGAGTGATAGGTGACGTATTAGGAGCTTATTTAAGTCATCTAATGTCTGGGGCTATAATCTTATTTCTATTTGGGTTTTTAATGATTGCAGTCGCTATTAGGATGTGGAGAACAAGATGCAATCCTAATAAAAATATTGTTGAAAATCACTTAGGCAAATTAAGTTTAAGGGATAGGGTTAAATTGAATAGAGTAATCCCAGCTGGGTTTTTAGTAGGATTCGCATCAGGATATTTTGGAATAGGAGGGGGCTTCCTAGTAGTACCGGGATTATTATTTAGTACTGGTGTAGATATGCTAAGAGCAGTAGGTACGTCACTAATATCAGTTGGAACATTCGGTGTGGCTGCAGCGATAACTTATGCCATCTATGGCTATATCGATGTAATCATTAGTATACTGTATTTAATTGGAGGAATTATGGGAGGCTATGCAGGATCTACCATTGCATCTAGAATGCCTAGGCAAACTTTGAGAAAACTATTCGCAGTAATTATAATAGTAGTAGCAATATATACTATGTATATAAATAGGATAGGGGTAGTTCAATTAACGCATTTGTTGTAG
- a CDS encoding winged helix-turn-helix domain-containing protein — translation MEDELTGTARKIYLYLLRQRRPVGIRKIQKDLNLSSPSIVSYHIKRLMEEGLVKEVDEGYVVAKIILEDYIRFKNVIIPRSLFLSSFLISSLAILIYLIFLHPFSADVFSLVVIFIITIITIFDVIKKYKKLKSL, via the coding sequence ATGGAAGATGAGCTAACGGGGACTGCTAGAAAGATCTATCTCTATCTTCTTAGGCAGAGAAGACCCGTGGGTATTAGGAAAATTCAAAAGGATTTAAACCTAAGCTCACCTTCCATTGTGAGTTATCACATTAAGAGATTAATGGAAGAAGGACTGGTAAAAGAGGTTGATGAAGGGTATGTAGTAGCTAAGATAATATTAGAAGATTATATAAGGTTTAAGAATGTGATAATACCTAGATCACTATTTCTCTCTTCCTTTCTAATTTCTTCATTAGCAATCCTTATATACCTCATTTTTTTACACCCTTTTTCTGCAGACGTATTTTCTCTAGTTGTAATCTTTATAATTACGATTATAACAATTTTTGATGTAATAAAGAAATACAAAAAACTTAAATCTTTGTGA
- a CDS encoding cobalamin B12-binding domain-containing protein: MTIKRIKVLIAKLGLDGHDRGAKVVARALKDAGMEVVYTGLRQTPEQIVKAAIQEDADVIGISILSGAHLELIPKVIELMKQNGLDDVGIIVGGVIPPDDIKKLKEIGVDEVFLPGSSLKEIVEKVKKIARLKRGINVE; encoded by the coding sequence ATGACAATAAAAAGAATTAAGGTCCTTATTGCTAAATTGGGCCTAGATGGTCATGATAGAGGGGCAAAAGTAGTTGCGAGAGCTCTAAAAGACGCAGGGATGGAGGTAGTATACACTGGTCTAAGGCAAACACCAGAACAGATCGTTAAAGCTGCCATACAAGAGGATGCGGATGTGATAGGAATAAGTATATTAAGTGGTGCTCATTTGGAACTAATTCCGAAAGTAATAGAGCTAATGAAACAAAATGGTTTAGATGACGTGGGAATTATAGTTGGAGGTGTAATACCACCAGATGATATAAAGAAGCTGAAAGAAATAGGAGTTGACGAAGTGTTTTTACCAGGAAGTAGTCTTAAGGAAATAGTAGAAAAAGTGAAAAAGATAGCAAGATTGAAAAGAGGTATTAATGTTGAATAG
- the meaB gene encoding methylmalonyl Co-A mutase-associated GTPase MeaB: protein MLNSNILEKALSGNELAIAKLLTKIEYMTEEGIIALDALMKRSGNAHVIGITGIPGSGKSTLIGGIIQEYVSRGHRVGVIVIDPSSPYTMGSFMGNRLRFQDKTLLKNVFIRSIASRGYLGGVSAEAIMLTEALDGLGYDRIIIETVGAGQTDTEIEKIVHTVLVLVIPGAGDDIQALKAGIMEIGDIYVLNKYDRPEAELTYNILKSIINDNTESAYEDKWKPTIVKTIAIKSEGIPELVDKIEEHRNYLVQKDLFKKRILDRRAKIVELIVRRKLEELVTNVIKDKYDLITSENIPESIKKVMDTIKELLR, encoded by the coding sequence ATGTTGAATAGTAACATATTGGAAAAAGCGTTAAGTGGAAATGAGTTGGCTATTGCTAAATTACTAACTAAGATAGAATATATGACTGAAGAGGGAATAATCGCATTAGACGCGTTAATGAAGAGGTCTGGTAACGCTCACGTAATTGGAATAACCGGAATTCCGGGATCAGGTAAAAGTACTTTAATTGGTGGAATAATTCAAGAATACGTTTCAAGAGGACATAGGGTTGGCGTAATTGTAATAGATCCATCAAGCCCATATACAATGGGCTCATTTATGGGGAATAGACTGAGATTCCAAGATAAGACACTGTTAAAGAATGTCTTTATAAGGAGCATAGCGTCTAGAGGATATCTTGGAGGAGTTTCAGCAGAAGCTATAATGTTAACGGAAGCATTAGACGGATTAGGTTACGATAGAATAATAATAGAAACTGTAGGGGCTGGCCAGACGGATACGGAAATAGAGAAAATTGTTCATACTGTTCTGGTTCTAGTAATTCCGGGTGCCGGAGATGACATACAAGCATTAAAAGCAGGAATAATGGAAATAGGTGATATATACGTTTTAAATAAGTACGACAGGCCAGAGGCTGAATTAACTTACAACATCTTGAAATCAATTATTAATGACAATACTGAATCAGCCTATGAAGATAAATGGAAACCAACTATCGTTAAAACAATAGCCATAAAGAGTGAGGGAATCCCTGAGCTCGTAGATAAGATAGAAGAACATAGAAACTACCTAGTACAAAAAGATTTATTCAAAAAGAGAATTCTGGATAGAAGAGCGAAGATTGTGGAATTAATAGTAAGAAGAAAACTGGAAGAATTAGTCACCAATGTCATTAAAGATAAGTATGACTTAATTACGAGTGAAAATATCCCAGAGTCCATTAAGAAAGTTATGGATACGATAAAAGAATTACTTAGGTAA
- a CDS encoding DUF2250 domain-containing protein gives MSEKHQLSDKLKAILKDERYLKILKHLKIANVDYGKSIMLNTKIPITDVIQLLEDLEKLGLIERVHGATLKNTEAKFKLSSEVHKHHTYYKLTREGDHLLRSLNDKVLIDGYIEIIKNDSLALDLLKFADELNADHVLTYAKLVHKKLEEVIPKIEELARMGLLEEKSPKIIKFRERKAKPKKETRTHHKYYGLSRIGELVVRELKRNGILPK, from the coding sequence ATGAGTGAAAAACATCAGTTATCTGATAAACTTAAAGCGATATTAAAGGACGAAAGATATCTTAAAATCCTAAAGCACCTAAAGATTGCAAATGTGGACTATGGCAAATCAATAATGTTAAATACTAAAATTCCGATAACCGATGTTATTCAACTACTAGAAGACTTAGAGAAATTGGGCTTAATTGAGAGAGTTCATGGTGCAACCTTAAAGAATACAGAAGCTAAATTTAAACTTAGCTCTGAAGTCCATAAACATCACACTTATTATAAACTTACAAGAGAGGGCGATCATTTATTAAGATCGTTGAACGATAAGGTATTGATAGATGGTTATATAGAAATTATTAAGAATGATAGTTTAGCTTTAGATCTTCTAAAATTTGCTGACGAATTAAATGCTGATCACGTCTTGACGTATGCTAAATTAGTTCATAAGAAGTTAGAAGAAGTCATACCAAAAATAGAGGAGTTAGCTAGAATGGGATTATTAGAGGAGAAAAGCCCAAAGATAATCAAATTTAGAGAGAGAAAAGCTAAGCCGAAAAAGGAAACTCGCACTCATCATAAGTATTATGGTTTATCAAGGATAGGAGAGCTCGTAGTTAGGGAGTTAAAGAGAAATGGAATATTACCTAAGTAA
- a CDS encoding alpha/beta hydrolase, translated as MQEFLDKFIEINGRKIHYIESGKGTPMLLFHGARFNARTWIETNTVATISSLGYRAISIDFPGFGSSERIEGVTLSDFIYLFITLMGMSKVIMLGASMGGKAVLEFSLRHTDLVSALILVGAVGVDEYEDQLSKLSEIPILLIWGSHDTISPKRNYELILNKVKSAMLEIVGKNHTCYLDDPYMFNEKITKFLKGLK; from the coding sequence ATGCAGGAATTTTTGGATAAGTTCATAGAGATAAATGGGCGCAAAATTCATTACATTGAAAGTGGAAAAGGCACTCCAATGCTCTTATTTCACGGTGCCAGATTTAATGCTAGAACTTGGATAGAGACCAATACCGTAGCAACTATTTCAAGTCTGGGTTATAGGGCTATTTCGATAGATTTCCCTGGTTTTGGATCATCAGAAAGAATTGAAGGAGTTACTCTGTCTGATTTCATATATTTATTCATAACATTAATGGGTATGAGTAAGGTAATAATGCTAGGCGCTTCAATGGGAGGTAAAGCCGTGCTAGAATTTAGTCTTAGGCATACTGACTTAGTTTCTGCTTTAATTCTCGTAGGTGCAGTAGGTGTTGACGAATATGAGGATCAGCTATCTAAATTGAGTGAAATTCCTATTTTATTAATATGGGGTTCACATGACACAATTTCTCCCAAAAGAAACTATGAGTTGATACTAAATAAAGTGAAAAGTGCAATGTTAGAAATAGTTGGTAAGAATCACACATGTTACCTTGATGATCCTTATATGTTTAATGAGAAGATTACTAAATTTCTAAAGGGGTTGAAATGA
- a CDS encoding NAD(P)/FAD-dependent oxidoreductase, producing MKMINMSKVLVLGARFGGLTSAYTLKRLAGSKAEIKVINSSRFSYFRPALPHVATGVLDEEDVRVDLASALPEKKINFQQGIVEKIDASSGLVYYTKPDGTRTEEDYDYLIIALGAHLGTDLVKGWDKYGYSVCEIDYALKLRDRLSNFKGGTIAIGSGPFYQGKNPKPKVPESYVPMADAACEGPIFEMSLMLTGYFKKKGMLNKVKLVVFSPGEYLSDLSTTSRKIVREMYKQMGIELIDNFRIKEIRENEIIDETGKTIKADMTILIPPYTGNPALKNSTPDLIDDSGFVPTDLNMVSIKYENVYAVGDANAITVPKLGYLAVKTGNVAAQHLATRLGVQVKIDQYYPTIVCVADNPFEGFGVAVKDNTWYGGNISIADPSPLNHIKKELFHKYFMWTKGDMALEKFLASW from the coding sequence ATGAAAATGATAAATATGAGTAAAGTTCTTGTTTTAGGCGCTAGATTCGGTGGTCTAACATCAGCATATACTTTAAAAAGGTTAGCGGGGAGTAAAGCTGAGATAAAAGTTATCAATAGCTCTAGATTCTCATATTTTAGACCCGCCTTACCTCACGTAGCTACGGGAGTTCTGGATGAAGAAGATGTAAGAGTAGATTTAGCAAGTGCTCTCCCTGAGAAAAAAATAAACTTTCAGCAGGGTATCGTAGAAAAAATAGACGCTAGTAGTGGGTTAGTATACTATACTAAACCAGATGGAACAAGAACAGAAGAAGATTATGACTACCTTATAATAGCCCTAGGCGCTCATTTAGGAACAGATCTAGTCAAAGGTTGGGATAAATACGGTTATAGTGTCTGTGAAATAGATTATGCATTAAAGTTAAGGGATAGATTAAGCAATTTTAAGGGAGGTACTATAGCAATAGGATCTGGTCCTTTCTATCAAGGTAAAAACCCAAAACCTAAAGTTCCGGAAAGTTATGTACCCATGGCTGATGCAGCGTGCGAAGGACCTATTTTCGAAATGTCATTGATGCTTACTGGATACTTTAAGAAAAAGGGAATGTTAAACAAGGTCAAGCTTGTAGTATTTTCGCCCGGCGAGTATTTATCTGATCTGTCAACCACTTCTAGAAAAATAGTTAGAGAAATGTATAAGCAAATGGGAATTGAGTTGATAGATAATTTTAGAATAAAAGAAATTAGAGAAAATGAAATAATCGACGAAACAGGTAAAACTATTAAGGCTGATATGACGATATTAATTCCTCCCTATACTGGAAATCCTGCGTTGAAAAACTCTACTCCAGATTTGATAGACGATAGCGGGTTTGTTCCAACTGATCTTAATATGGTATCGATTAAGTATGAAAACGTATACGCTGTGGGTGATGCAAACGCAATTACTGTACCCAAATTGGGTTATCTAGCTGTAAAAACTGGAAATGTAGCTGCACAACATTTGGCCACAAGACTGGGAGTTCAAGTAAAAATAGACCAATATTATCCAACAATAGTGTGTGTAGCTGATAATCCATTTGAGGGTTTTGGCGTAGCTGTAAAAGACAATACTTGGTATGGAGGAAACATTTCTATTGCAGACCCGTCCCCATTAAATCACATAAAGAAAGAGCTATTCCATAAATATTTTATGTGGACAAAAGGAGACATGGCTTTAGAAAAGTTCCTAGCCAGCTGGTGA
- a CDS encoding DUF1641 domain-containing protein, whose amino-acid sequence MYKLLKDPDIQRGLGVVVSVLKHIGKLYVAENGLAYEVEKNG is encoded by the coding sequence ATTTACAAACTATTAAAAGATCCAGATATCCAAAGAGGATTAGGAGTAGTAGTATCTGTGCTTAAACATATTGGAAAATTGTACGTTGCAGAAAATGGATTAGCTTATGAAGTCGAGAAGAATGGTTAG
- a CDS encoding ATPase translates to MRVLVNGLLSLDSGKTTFSLSLLRLFDQVGLKFFPLKPIAGHNAWYSFNTLIRSEELGVLAGNDALKYFDETKYDIRQINPFAVLFVPIDLEKVNYNVSLYNMIMEYGFPYLIRISNCNDAADNYLVNNNASAYISKSILKFIENLASKFNAKPSDRMREIIDMSPQLVENCISETFRKYENVIIESYNDSASPTYYSSNVDYVFIVAPAKAFLVKGEEFKKAISLFSIPPWNIRVSTLMKYLRVEKSYEIDVGERIAKEEIIDTLFKS, encoded by the coding sequence ATGAGAGTACTAGTAAATGGGTTACTTTCTTTGGATTCAGGTAAGACAACATTTTCATTATCTTTGCTTAGGCTATTTGATCAAGTTGGACTTAAGTTTTTTCCGCTAAAGCCAATAGCAGGTCATAACGCATGGTATAGCTTTAATACTCTTATTAGGAGTGAGGAACTTGGAGTGTTAGCAGGGAACGATGCTTTAAAATATTTTGATGAAACTAAGTATGATATAAGGCAAATAAACCCTTTCGCTGTTTTATTTGTCCCAATAGATCTGGAAAAGGTAAACTATAACGTATCTCTTTATAATATGATCATGGAGTATGGGTTTCCATATCTGATAAGAATAAGTAACTGCAATGACGCTGCAGATAATTATCTTGTAAATAATAACGCCTCAGCCTATATATCTAAATCAATATTGAAATTCATAGAGAATTTAGCTTCAAAATTTAACGCTAAGCCATCAGATAGGATGAGAGAAATCATAGATATGTCCCCACAATTAGTAGAGAACTGTATTAGTGAGACATTTAGGAAATATGAGAATGTCATAATAGAGTCTTATAATGATTCTGCATCTCCCACTTATTATTCGTCAAACGTAGACTACGTATTCATAGTTGCTCCAGCCAAGGCTTTTCTAGTTAAAGGTGAAGAGTTTAAGAAGGCTATATCTTTGTTTTCAATTCCTCCTTGGAATATTAGGGTTTCCACTCTAATGAAATACCTAAGAGTCGAAAAAAGCTATGAAATAGACGTAGGAGAAAGAATAGCTAAAGAGGAAATTATAGATACGCTTTTTAAATCCTAA